GGCTGTGACTCACGTTGGCCGTCAGCCGACGAGGCGCCAGATGTCGGTGACGGTGGCCGGGCCGGCGGCGCCTGCCATGTACGCAATCGAGATCTTCGTGAACCAGAAGTCGAGGACGGTGCCCTCGATCGTGACCTCTGCGGTGCCTTCGGCGGACAGGGTGACCCGCGCTCGCTCAACGTCGCCGAACTTCACCGTCACCGTGCTGCCGGGTGCGCCGTCGGGAAGGACCGGTGTGGGTTCCGGAGTCGGTGTCGGGGTGGGAGTCACGGAGCGATCCGTGGCCAGGACCGGAAGCGCGGGATCTCGGGGGAGGACCTGCGCGGTACCGGTGGAGGGGCTTCTCTCGTCCGGTGCCCGCGGTCAGACGCGGATGCCGTCGACCCACACCGTCCGCACCCGGAGGTGCTCGTCGAGCAGCACGACGTCGGCGACACGACCGCTCTCGACGACGCCGAACCGGTCGTCGACGCCGATAGCACGCGCGGGAATGCGGGTCAGCGCGTCGACGGCGCTCGTCAGCGCGATGCCGTGGCCGACGGCGAGCCGCAGGGCAGCGTCCTGGGTGAGCGTCGAGCCCGCGATGGCGCCGCCGTCATCGAGCCGTGCGGTGCCGGCGGTGACCGTCACGGCGAGCCCGCCGAGCTCGTAGTGCCCGTCGGCGGCGCCGGCGGCCGCCATCGCGTCGGTGATGAGCGCGACCCGACCCGGCGCCTGCGTGAACGCCAGCGCGACGACGTCCGGATGCACGTGCACCCCGTCGGCGATGATCTCCAGCGTCACCCGCTCGTCGCGGAGCGCGGCCACCACCGGCCCGGGTTCGCGGTGGTGGATGCCGGGCATGGCGTTGAACGCGTGCGTGAGGATCGTCGCGCCGGCGTCGAAGGCGGCGAAGGCGTCGTCCGCGGTGGCGTTCGTGTGGCCGACCGCCACCGCGACACCCGCGGCGACGAACTGCGACACCGCCGCCAGCGCGCCCGGCAGCTCGGGTGCGAGGGTGACCTGCCGCACGGTGCCGCGCCCGGCGTCGAGCAGCCGTCCCACGGCCGCGGCATCGGGCGGGCGGAGCAGGCTGAGTGTGTGAGCGCCCTTGTGTCCGGGATCGAGGAACGGCCCTTCGAGGTGGGAGCCGAGGATCGTCGCGTCGCGCTCGACGAGATCGGCGATGACGCCGGCGCGGGCGGCGAGATGGTCGAGCGATGCCGTGACGAGCGAAAGCACCGCGCGGGTCGTCCCGTGCGCACGGTGCACGGCCCGCGCCGTGGCGATGGCCTCGGCGCCGTCATCGAACGAGGCGCCCCCGCCGCCGTGACCGTGGATGTCGATGAACCCGGGAGCGAGCACCCCTCCCGCGGCGTCGATCACCTGGCCCGCCCTCAGGGTGCGCCACGTCGTGCCCGTGCCGCGGCCGTCGATGACCCCGTCGGTGAAGGCGATCCAGGCGTCGGGGGTGAGTGTTCCGGCGGTGACCAGTTGCGCCGAGTGGATGACGGTGGTCATGTGTTGTCCCCTTGCACGGTGATCGGCTCCGCGGGTGTCCAATCGATCTCGGACAGCG
The DNA window shown above is from Microbacterium laevaniformans and carries:
- the nagA gene encoding N-acetylglucosamine-6-phosphate deacetylase yields the protein MTTVIHSAQLVTAGTLTPDAWIAFTDGVIDGRGTGTTWRTLRAGQVIDAAGGVLAPGFIDIHGHGGGGASFDDGAEAIATARAVHRAHGTTRAVLSLVTASLDHLAARAGVIADLVERDATILGSHLEGPFLDPGHKGAHTLSLLRPPDAAAVGRLLDAGRGTVRQVTLAPELPGALAAVSQFVAAGVAVAVGHTNATADDAFAAFDAGATILTHAFNAMPGIHHREPGPVVAALRDERVTLEIIADGVHVHPDVVALAFTQAPGRVALITDAMAAAGAADGHYELGGLAVTVTAGTARLDDGGAIAGSTLTQDAALRLAVGHGIALTSAVDALTRIPARAIGVDDRFGVVESGRVADVVLLDEHLRVRTVWVDGIRV